One genomic region from Pseudanabaena sp. FACHB-2040 encodes:
- a CDS encoding TlyA family RNA methyltransferase has translation MAKQRLDMLLVERGLCDSRQQAQRLIRAGEVQVDHAVVDKPGTLIAETATIQVKQKSPYVSRGGEKLAKALSEFQIEVCDRICLDGGISTGGFTDCLLQAGAKQVYGIDVGYGQAAWSLRQDERVVLRERTNLRYLSPEDLYSPEAPRPDLGVMDVSFISLGKVLPAFWQLLVAPREVILLVKPQFEVGREKVGKKGVVRDSKDQAEAIWCVVQVARSLGWLYQGLTWSPIVGPAGNIEYLLWLKSEGAETGPMELSHIQALTQSAQNDLT, from the coding sequence TTGGCCAAACAACGTTTAGACATGCTTTTGGTGGAACGCGGCCTATGCGACTCGCGGCAACAGGCTCAACGTTTGATACGAGCTGGCGAAGTTCAGGTCGATCATGCTGTAGTAGACAAACCGGGTACGCTGATTGCCGAGACAGCAACGATTCAGGTCAAGCAAAAGTCGCCCTATGTCTCGCGTGGCGGTGAAAAGCTGGCTAAGGCGCTGAGTGAATTTCAGATAGAGGTCTGCGATCGCATCTGCCTTGATGGCGGCATTTCTACCGGGGGCTTTACCGACTGTCTGCTGCAGGCAGGCGCAAAGCAGGTCTATGGCATTGATGTGGGCTATGGCCAGGCCGCCTGGTCTTTGCGCCAAGACGAGCGGGTAGTCCTTAGAGAACGAACCAACCTCAGGTATTTGTCCCCAGAAGACCTCTACAGCCCAGAAGCCCCTCGTCCAGACTTAGGCGTAATGGACGTTTCTTTTATTTCGCTAGGCAAGGTTTTGCCTGCCTTCTGGCAACTCTTGGTGGCTCCTCGCGAGGTCATCCTCCTGGTTAAGCCCCAGTTTGAGGTAGGCCGGGAAAAGGTGGGCAAAAAGGGCGTGGTGCGGGACTCTAAAGACCAAGCTGAGGCTATCTGGTGTGTGGTGCAGGTGGCGCGATCGCTGGGCTGGCTCTATCAGGGGCTGACCTGGTCACCGATTGTCGGCCCAGCCGGCAATATTGAGTATCTACTCTGGCTCAAAAGTGAGGGGGCAGAGACAGGGCCAATGGAATTGAGCCACATTCAAGCCCTGACTCAGAGTGCTCAGAACGATTTGACGTAG
- a CDS encoding alpha/beta fold hydrolase, with product MTAQLVADFALEKQTWTWQGYNIKYVVQGTGQPLVLIHGFGASSGHWRKNIPVLAAAGYQVFALDLLGFGGSEKPAIAYSLDLWQDLLKDFWTVFIQRPAVFVGNSIGGLLAMMMLANHPEIAAGGILLNAAGGLNHRPDELPPPLRLVMGSFTKLVSSNWAGPLLFNQVRQKHRIRGSLRQVYGNKDAITDELIDMLHQPALEAGAQKVFAAILTAPPGPRPIDLLPLIQQPLLVIWGEDDPWTPIKGAEVYKTLSTAVDGQSVVTFHSIPKTGHCPHDERPDVVNALMIDWLATLAAFA from the coding sequence ATGACTGCCCAACTCGTTGCCGACTTCGCTTTAGAAAAGCAGACCTGGACCTGGCAGGGCTACAACATTAAGTATGTGGTGCAGGGCACCGGACAGCCCCTGGTCTTAATCCACGGTTTCGGAGCATCGAGTGGGCACTGGCGCAAGAATATTCCAGTGCTGGCCGCTGCCGGGTATCAAGTGTTTGCCCTAGATTTGTTGGGCTTTGGCGGATCGGAGAAACCTGCGATCGCATACTCCCTCGATCTCTGGCAAGATCTGCTCAAAGATTTCTGGACCGTCTTTATCCAGAGGCCAGCTGTGTTTGTCGGCAACTCCATTGGCGGGCTGCTAGCGATGATGATGCTAGCTAACCACCCTGAGATTGCCGCTGGCGGCATCTTGCTAAACGCAGCAGGCGGACTCAATCACCGGCCCGACGAACTCCCCCCACCCCTGCGGCTGGTCATGGGCTCATTTACCAAGCTGGTCAGCTCAAACTGGGCCGGGCCCCTGCTCTTTAATCAAGTACGCCAGAAGCACCGGATTCGCGGTTCCCTGCGGCAAGTCTATGGCAACAAAGACGCTATCACCGATGAACTGATAGACATGCTGCATCAACCAGCTTTAGAAGCCGGTGCCCAAAAAGTCTTTGCCGCCATTTTGACTGCGCCTCCTGGCCCTAGACCTATCGACCTGCTGCCCCTGATCCAACAGCCGCTGCTGGTAATTTGGGGGGAAGACGACCCTTGGACTCCAATCAAAGGCGCAGAAGTCTATAAGACGTTAAGCACAGCCGTAGACGGCCAATCTGTTGTTACCTTTCACAGCATTCCAAAAACAGGCCATTGCCCCCACGATGAGCGCCCAGACGTCGTCAATGCCCTCATGATTGACTGGCTAGCAACGCTAGCGGCCTTTGCTTAA
- a CDS encoding nuclear transport factor 2 family protein: protein MTSTPTQGLLQLQVEPVVQTYFTAFNQGDFAATAALFAAEGELRAPFEEPISGREAIEAYLQEEASNMQASPQEMASVELGELRQVIVKGTVRAIIFNVNVRWTFLLNNEDEIVQAEVKLLASLQELMSLRSESEAESN from the coding sequence ATGACTTCTACGCCTACTCAGGGGCTGCTTCAACTGCAGGTTGAGCCGGTTGTTCAGACTTACTTTACGGCCTTCAATCAGGGCGATTTCGCTGCAACCGCTGCTCTCTTTGCGGCTGAGGGAGAGCTTCGGGCCCCATTTGAAGAGCCCATCAGCGGTCGAGAGGCTATTGAGGCTTATCTGCAGGAAGAAGCAAGTAATATGCAGGCTAGCCCCCAAGAAATGGCGAGTGTTGAACTCGGTGAATTGAGGCAAGTCATTGTCAAAGGCACTGTACGAGCCATTATTTTTAATGTCAATGTGCGCTGGACATTTCTGCTTAACAATGAGGATGAGATTGTGCAGGCAGAAGTGAAGCTCTTAGCGTCTCTTCAAGAACTAATGAGCCTGCGCTCAGAATCGGAGGCAGAGTCGAACTGA